A genomic region of Venturia canescens isolate UGA chromosome 9, ASM1945775v1, whole genome shotgun sequence contains the following coding sequences:
- the LOC122415998 gene encoding cytochrome P450 9e2-like: protein MESSSKNSIIMKNTLSAKEWLPLIVAVLIVTIGVQYLRWKKSNKLKKLGVLHPKAWPVIGNSAALISGRMHYTDLIESIYRLNEDAYYVGFHDFKEAVILIRSPELLKSIVVKNFDHFTDHRYFVDPELNPLFSKNLFTLRGEKWKEVRNLLTPAFTGSKMKYMFELMSDCGKNFVDYLVNVTLEKSHVVDSRDILTRYANDVVATCAFGISVNSMEHPTNTFYMMGKDATNFNGARGLKMLLVRLFPPLGKLIGGSFFPPHVEKFFEHVVRETVEMRDREGITRPDMIQSMMETKGNESHQGRKLTILDMTAQAVGFFFGGFESVATAMCLVAHEIAIDAKVQQKMRDEIDEVVTATSGKVTYEAINDMPYLDAVVNETLRLYPINMFIERLCTKSFELPPALPGRKPITIAPGQSVFYPTFSIQRDSKYYPNPEKFDPERFMGSVKSNVNPFAYLPFGIGPRMCIANRFALLEIKVLFFHLLAKCYLKPRPEACSPMKLKKRSFNFMPEEGFWLEMEPRNAA, encoded by the coding sequence ATGGAAAGTTCTTCAAAAAACAGTATTATTATGAAGAACACTCTATCTGCGAAGGAGTGGTTACCTTTGATCGTCGCAGTTCTCATTGTAACTATCGGTGTTCAATACTTacgatggaaaaaatcgaataaattgaaaaagctGGGAGTCTTGCATCCAAAAGCTTGGCCAgttattggaaattcggcagctCTGATAAGTGGACGAATGCATTACACTGATTTGATTGAGAGCATCTACAGATTAAACGAAGATGCATATTACGTTGGATTCCACGATTTCAAGGAGGCTGTGATTTTGATAAGATCGCCGGAACTACTAAAAAGTATAGTCGTCAAGAACTTCGATCATTTCACGGATCATCGTTATTTCGTTGATCCAGAACTGAACCCACTGTTCAGTAAAAATCTCTTCACGCTTCGTGGCGAAAAATGGAAGGAAGTACGAAATCTTTTGACCCCCGCATTCACCGGTAGCAAAATGAAATACATGTTCGAACTAATGTCGGACTGCGGGAAAAACTTTGTCGATTACTTGGTCAACGTTACACTGGAAAAATCTCACGTCGTCGATTCTAGAGATATTTTAACGAGATACGCAAACGACGTGGTGGCTACGTGCGCATTTGGGATCAGCGTGAATTCGATGGAGCATCCAACCAATACTTTTTACATGATGGGGAAGGACGCGACAAATTTCAATGGAGCTCGTGGATTAAAGATGTTGCTGGTGCGTCTCTTTCCCCCACTCGGCAAACTCATCGGTGGATCATTCTTCCCTCCCCAcgtagaaaaatttttcgagcatGTTGTGAGGGAGACTGTCGAGATGAGAGATCGAGAAGGAATAACGCGGCCCGATATGATTCAATCGATGATGGAAACGAAGGGAAACGAATCACACCAAGGCCGGAAACTAACGATTTTGGACATGACGGCGCAAGCAGTCGGGTTCTTCTTCGGTGGTTTCGAATCGGTTGCCACGGCCATGTGCTTGGTTGCTCATGAAATAGCGATCGATGCTAAAGTTCAACAAAAGATGCGGGACGAGATAGACGAAGTTGTGACGGCAACCAGTGGAAAAGTGACTTACGAGGCGATCAATGACATGCCGTATCTCGATGCCGTCGTTAACGAAACGTTGAGGCTTTACCCTATCAATATGTTTATCGAGAGATTGTGCACCAAGAGTTTCGAGCTGCCACCGGCTCTCCCTGGAAGGAAACCGATCACCATCGCACCCGGTCAAAGTGTTTTCTACCCGACATTCTCCATTCAGAGAGATTCCAAATATTATCCGAATCCGGAAAAATTCGATCCGGAAAGATTCATGGGCAGCGTCAAGTCGAATGTCAATCCTTTCGCGTATCTCCCTTTCGGTATAGGACCAAGAATGTGCATCGCTAATCGATTCGCACTTCTCGAAATCAAAGTATTATTCTTTCATCTTTTGGCAAAGTGTTATCTAAAACCACGACCAGAGGCATGCTCGCCGATGAAGCTCAAAAAAAGAAGCTTCAATTTTATGCCCGAAGAAGGATTTTGGTTGGAAATGGAGCCCAGAAATGCTGCCTGA
- the LOC122415999 gene encoding cytochrome P450 9e2-like encodes MEWSALIVAVIVGAIGIHYLVHWRKSNRLKGMGVLHPPAWPLIGNSGSLLFSRKHLTEMIESVYRFNEDADYVGFYDFSEPVILLRSPELLKSVAVKNFDHFTDHRNFVDPESNRLLSKNLFTLRGEKWKEVRNLLSPAFTSSKMKNMFELISACGKNFMEHLLNVSLAKSSVVNSKEIFTRFGNDVIASCAFGISIDSMKNPNNDFYVLGKEVTNLGGLRGLKLLLTRLSPRLGKLFRITIIPRKTELFFENVVREAIEIRKKDGIVRPDMIQLMMKSGEKVSEGSRSMTTSDMTAQALTFFFGGFDSTTTAMCLIAHEIAVDSEVQAKLRNEIDSVLAETHGNVTYEVIKQMQYLDAVVSETLRLYPINLFLERVCTKSFELPPALPGGKPITIEPGQNVWFPTFSVHRDPKYYINPDKFDPERFTGCAKSHVNPFTYIPFGIGPRMCIANRLALLEIKVFFFNLLAKCCLKPRPGARSPIQLSKVGFNFAPEEGFWLEIQPRNSAP; translated from the coding sequence ATGGAGTGGTCAGCGCTGATTGTGGCGGTGATTGTTGGAGCGATCGGTATACATTATCTGGTGCACTGGAGAAAATCAAACAGACTCAAAGGAATGGGAGTTTTGCATCCGCCGGCTTGGCCTTTAATCGGCAACTCGGGATCTCTGCTGTTTTCCCGTAAACATTTAACCGAAATGATTGAGAGCGTATACAGATTCAACGAGGATGCGGATTACGTTGGATTCTATGACTTTAGCGAGCCAGTTATTTTACTGAGGTCACCGGAACTACTAAAAAGTGTAGCCGTAAAAAACTTCGATCATTTTACGGACCACCGTAATTTCGTCGATCCGGAATCAAACCGGCTCTTGAGCAAAAACCTTTTCACTCTCCGCGgcgaaaagtggaaggaagtGAGAAACTTGTTGAGCCCCGCGTTCACGAGTAGCAAAATGAAGAATATGTTTGAACTCATTTCGGCGTGTGGGAAAAACTTCATGGAGCATCTGCTCAACGTATCATTGGCGAAATCGAGTGTCGTAAATTCCAAGGAGATTTTCACgaggttcggaaacgacgtcATAGCTTCTTGCGCTTTTGGCATCAGCATCGACTCGATGAAGAATCCGAACAACGATTTTTACGTGTTGGGTAAAGAAGTGACGAATTTGGGGGGACTGCGAGGATTAAAACTGCTGCTAACTCGGCTCTCTCCGAGACTTGGAAAGCTCTTTAGAATAACGATCATTCCTCGGAAGacagaattattttttgagaACGTTGTAAGAGAGGCGATCGAGATAAGAAAGAAGGACGGAATCGTGAGACCGGATATGATCCAGTTGATGATGAAGTCGGGAGAAAAAGTCTCGGAGGGAAGCCGGAGTATGACGACCAGTGACATGACAGCGCAAGCACTCACATTCTTCTTCGGTGGCTTCGATTCGACGACCACAGCCATGTGCTTAATCGCCCATGAAATAGCCGTTGATTCAGAAGTTCAGGCGAAACTGCGCAACGAGATTGACAGCGTTCTCGCCGAGACGCATGGAAATGTGACTTACGAAGTGATCAAACAGATGCAATACCTCGACGCCGTCGTCAGCGAGACCCTCAGACTCTACCCGATCAAtctttttctcgaaagagTCTGCACCAAAAGCTTCGAACTTCCTCCAGCTCTCCCCGGGGGCAAACCGATCACGATCGAACCTGGACAAAATGTTTGGTTTCCGACATTCTCCGTACACCGAGATCCCAAATATTATATAAACCCGGATAAATTCGACCCTGAAAGATTCACCGGCTGTGCCAAGTCGCACGTAAACCCTTTCACGTATATCCCCTTCGGAATAGGACCGAGAATGTGCATCGCGAATCGATTAGCACTCCTCGAGattaaagtatttttttttaacctacTGGCTAAATGTTGCCTGAAACCTCGTCCGGGAGCACGCTCGCCGATACAGCTCAGTAAGGTCGGTTTCAATTTTGCCCCCGAGGAAGGATTTTGGCTGGAAATTCAACCCAGAAATTCTGCTCCATGA